The following proteins are co-located in the Planococcus plakortidis genome:
- a CDS encoding ribonuclease HI family protein, whose amino-acid sequence MIELFVDASTAGGVNVSAVGVFLRGEGHSIKWSEYVGEMDNHQAEFTALLKGLELARPLATGMVSIKSDSKLVVDAFEKRFVKNPVYKKLLDESLSIADEFDYCFIKWIPDSQNKAAHTLANDKLKEHK is encoded by the coding sequence ATGATCGAATTGTTCGTGGACGCATCGACTGCTGGCGGTGTCAACGTCAGCGCAGTCGGCGTATTTTTAAGAGGCGAAGGGCATTCCATCAAATGGAGTGAATACGTCGGCGAAATGGATAATCACCAGGCCGAATTCACGGCGCTATTAAAAGGGCTGGAGCTCGCTCGTCCGCTCGCGACCGGCATGGTGTCCATCAAATCGGACTCAAAACTCGTCGTTGACGCCTTCGAAAAACGCTTTGTGAAAAATCCGGTCTACAAAAAATTGCTGGACGAGTCCTTGTCGATTGCGGACGAATTCGATTATTGCTTCATCAAATGGATCCCCGATTCCCAGAACAAGGCGGCTCACACACTTGCTAACGACAAACTAAAAGAGCATAAATAA